Below is a genomic region from Fimbriimonadaceae bacterium.
GAACGCTTCCCCTTCTGTGCTCGCGGACCGCGCGCCCTAGGGAGGTCCTCGGTCGACGCGCGCAGTGGAAGAACATCCTCTCAGGTCCTCTGGGGAGGTGGACATGGATGTGGTCCTCGGTGCTTTCCACAGACTGGTGGTCACACGCCAGGTTTAAGGCAACCTCTGGATAAGGGGAATCATCGTCCGTATACGTCAGAGACAAAGGTATCCGATATGTCCATTCCAGACTACGAGACCCTGATGCTTCCGCTATTGCAGATTGCTGCGGAGATGAATGGGCAGGAGATTCCACTTGTCGCTGCCGTCGAGAAACTGGCAACGCAGTTCAAATTGACAACTGATCAGCGGCATGAGCTTCTGCCGAGTGGGGGTACTTTCAAGTTTTCTTCTCGCGTATCGTGGGCCAGGACCTATCTGCAAAAGGCAGGTTTGCTCGAAGGAACAAAGCGGGGCCACTTTCGTATCACTGACCGTGGGAGTGCCATTCTCAGAACTAAACCAGTTCGGATTGATGGGAATCTTCTGTCGCAATTTGAAGAGTTCCGGGAGTTTCAGGGACGCAAGAAGGAACGCAGGACTGATAAACTCCAACCTTCGGCCAATAGCTCCCCCGAGACGCCAATCGAATCATTGGCAACCCAGTACGAGCGACTGCGGGAGGCTCTTGCATCGGAAGTTCTCGAAAGGGTGAAGAAGTGCAGCCCACAATTCTTCGAACGACTCGTTATTTTCTTGCTGGTCAGGATGGGTTATGGAGGTTCACTGAAGGACGCTGGCCAAGCTATCGGCAAAAGCAAAGATGGTGGCGTTGATGGAGTAATTCGGCAGGATAAGCTCGGATTGGATAATATCTATATCCAGGCAAAGCGGTGGAGCGACAAGCCGGTGGGCAGTCCGGACATCGATCAATTCGCCGGTGCGCTTTCAAAGATGAAGGCGACCAAAGGCATCTTCATCACAACATCCACCTTCACCAAAGACGCGCGTGCATCGGTATATTCCTCTCGAATCATTCTCATCGACGGCATCCAGTTGGCAGGTTATATGATTGACCATGGCGTGGGAGTGTCGATTGCTTCCACCTACGAAATCAAGAAAGTTGATTCGGATTTCTTCGAGGAAGATCTCGAATAATTAGGCGTAAAGCGCTCTGAGCATCTGATCCGGCTTGACCGTTCAGGGAATTGTTGGACAGTATCCATAACGGTGCCAGTATGGAACCACTGCAAGGGAGATTGCCATGGCAACATTGACCATCAAGAATATTCCAAAGCCCTTGGTCAAACGCCTCAAGCAACAAGCGGCCGCGCATCGGCGCAGCTTGAACTTCGAGGGTATTGCGCACCTGTAACAGATGACCCACAGCGTGCCAGTTGATGCCGAGATCTTGCTCGCCAGGGCACGGGCAGTTCGCCGAACCCCCAAAGGCGTTCGATTCACCGATCGTCTACTTCGTGATTTCACAGTGGGATTCCGAAGGCCCTTCCAACAGCCGTCATCTCTCCATTGCTTTCGCCGACCC
It encodes:
- a CDS encoding restriction endonuclease, whose protein sequence is MSIPDYETLMLPLLQIAAEMNGQEIPLVAAVEKLATQFKLTTDQRHELLPSGGTFKFSSRVSWARTYLQKAGLLEGTKRGHFRITDRGSAILRTKPVRIDGNLLSQFEEFREFQGRKKERRTDKLQPSANSSPETPIESLATQYERLREALASEVLERVKKCSPQFFERLVIFLLVRMGYGGSLKDAGQAIGKSKDGGVDGVIRQDKLGLDNIYIQAKRWSDKPVGSPDIDQFAGALSKMKATKGIFITTSTFTKDARASVYSSRIILIDGIQLAGYMIDHGVGVSIASTYEIKKVDSDFFEEDLE